In Toxoplasma gondii ME49 chromosome II, whole genome shotgun sequence, the genomic stretch CAAGTGCTCGTAGGTCGACTGCCCgcttctccccctcttcaGCGCGCGCACGCAGACTTGCGGCCCTACTTGTTGGCTTTGATTCCAGCTCAGGAAACATCTCTGGCGGTAGAGACATCATGCTTTGTTTCGGAGTGATCTCAGCCTCCGGCTTCGTTCCCTCTTCGGGAATTGAGCGCAGACTTGTGACTCTACTTGCTGGTTTTGATTCAGGCTCGGCAAACATATCTGGAGGTAGAGACATCATGCTTTGTTTCGGAGTGATCTCAGCCTCCGgctttcctccctcctcgGGAATAGTTCGCAGACTTCTCTCCTTATACACTGATCCGCTTTCAGGCTCAGCAAACATGTCTGACGACAGGGATATCAGGCTCTCTCGCGGGCTTGGGCGCCCCCCTTGTCCGGATAAAACTGAGAACGTGACTCGCGAAGTCGCTTGACGAAGAGGTGCACgctcctcctctttgtcgCCAAAATCGAGCCGTAACGTTCCTAGACGCGAGGACATGCTCATTGTCTCCTCTTTGGATCCGGGAGATGCACTGCCATCTGGCATCTCATCTTCACGTTCAAAGAGAAGCCTGGGATACTCGTACATGCTGTCGCGGGGAAGCAGCTCAGCGCGGTGTGTCGGCTCACGCTCCGCCGCTTGAGAAAGAAGCTGCGGGTCGGTACTCGTGGCACTTGGAAGTCTTTGTTCCAAATGAGCCACTGTTTGAGCTGTTAAGGCAGATGACTTGCGAGACAAAAAGAGAGTACTTTGTCGAGACGGCTCTTGCTGGCTAGGCAGCGTGCTCCGCCGGCTTAACGGCTCCGACTGTGGTACGGCGCTGGGAAACAcccgagaagagcgaaacacacagaaacaatTCGCTCAAACACTGCCACCGACTCCAAGTGGTATCCGAGGGTCCACAGTTCCTTTTGGATGACTGTCGAAAAGACGTCAGGAACACAGATAGTGGTCGTCCTTTTACAACTTAAACAATCCATACACACATCTAGTAGCTATAGGCTTCACTGGTCACGTTGCCGTTTCGTAGATAGACACACTACATACGGCTGGGTGTTTCGAAGCTAGTAGATGCAACGAAAGACCGACTCTGCGAATAAGTGAACCCTTCCACAGTTTTCGTTGTTGGGTGTTAGGTgccaaggagaggaaactcaTCGCTCACCTGCATTTCTGAGCATTTGCCAGCTCCTGCTGAAGCAAATAGCACCGATCAATGAGGGCGCCCACGCGGTCTTCCAGTTCttgtttctgcagaaaagcagcagaggaaaccATCAACCAAAGAATCTCCGCAGAACTAGGTTTCACAGCCAGCGTGCAtcaacagaaaagaaaacacatTTTCGTTTCCATACTGCCACTCATATATATGTCAAAGTTCATCAGCTGCGTACCTCAAACATCACCGAACGCTCCAGTTGGAGTGCGTATATCCCCCTCATCCCAGCGGAGTGTCTGCATGCCATGGCGAAAACTAGAAGCAGCAccaagagaaaagagtttCAGTGTGCTTCGGCTGGCAACAGAAACATAACCAGAACCACAGAAAGGCCAAGCACAGCAAATGCTAGCTACAACTGGTACAGGCATTCATGAAAGTCTgacagacacaaagaaaacagcCTTTAGCAATAAGGTATTATGCCTCCAGTGTGCTTTCACCTTCAATACAGCAAATTGCCTGAACCACATTCTTGTTTGAACTACGCAGACACATCgtacagaaaggagaaaaccgAATGGTCACTTACGAACGCATCGATTGACAAGTGACATTCAGGTTCTCACCTGAACACGGAGAGCCTCTAGCTCGCTTCTGTCAGCCGATAGCGGACGCGGCGGCTGCAGGTTCCGaacctcttcgtcgtcagcCCCTTGCGTCATCtgtgcagaaaacgcagaaagcaAATCACGCTTCTCCCTGACGAACGATCATCCACAACACACTCACCCGCCTTGTGACAAGCACTacagcagagaaacgtcTTCGAAGGCAAACATGCCCACACCAAGGGGATAAACACACATAGTTCGCAGCCGCGGAAACGAGAACAGGTTAAAAAACTGCTGTAAGACTGCTTCTGGAGAGACGATCCTTACCATGAGTTCTGCTAGCTTCTCCGCAtacttgttcttcttcctctctgctgcctgggcctgaaaagaaggacgagaaggcaTGACTGTGCTCTGGTATTCAGCAGCTCGCTACAAAGCGCCCCCCTCCCGGTCTTCGGGCAGCGCATGCTTGTCCACACTGGGCATCATCTGCAGTCTTTCGGTGGCGTTTTTTCTTGCTGCGCCGACGTCGTCTCTCTGACAGTCACAAAGGAATGTTTCGCGAAACTTCGCTCGGCTTACTCTTGCAACAACGCGGTTGTAGATGTCTGTCACGCGTTGAATGTGGGAAGTGTAGAAGTCGGCGGCACTCTCCAGCTGCAGCACATCACAGGAGTCAAAAAGGCAATTACCGTGGACAGGCGTTTCCTAGCACTAGATCGAAGCGTACATCTGAAACAGTGGTGTTCAGTGAACTGTATGGAATCCACGGAGCACTAACAAAGCAGTCGTCcactgctctctcttcacagTTTTCTCCAGAGCGGTCGGTTACATCCAACTCCTGCTGAAATTGAGGTATCTTAGACCAGTGAATAAAAACTCATGATGGTACTCCTAAGGACTCTAATACAGCTTCCGAGACGTAAAATAAAGAAACTCGAAACGTATATTCGACCGTGGCTTTGCCGTTGTTCCAGCCAACACGTACAGGCCTCCATTTGCTGGATTCAATGGTCTGCTCACTTGCTTTGCAagagcgtctctctctgccgtgactttcttcagctcttcttcggcctccTGCCGCTCCTCCGCAGTTGGCACGGCAGTGTCGGCGACCGGTGCCGGAGAGAAGCTTCGAGTGAACGTTTCCACAGGCTCAAATTCTGGAAGCAGATTATGGGCTGCGGCTTTTGAGGAGTGGCGGGAGAACGAGCCTGCCACCGCTGCAGGAGGCGTGGATTTCTCTATTTCCCCattttcgtctgtttccgcTTCCCGCGGCACAGCAGCGGAGTCCATGGTTGACAGGTTCTCGGTTTCGGGGTCGAGATTCGTTGCCGAGGTGGCGGCGGCTGTCGCGGCCGCCAGTGCAGACTCTAGGTCTTGcactttctgtttttcctggTCGAGCTCTTGGACGAGACTCGCGTTGGTCTTCCTGGCTTGCTCGAGCTCCGCGCTCACGGACTGGTGGAGCTGGACCGCCTCGTCTCGCTCCTTCGTTAACACCTCGATTCTCTGCTTCAATTCGTTcgggtctgcatgcaccgaagCCTGCGCTGAGCGGTGACTGAGGGCCGACTCCGACGTGGTACCCGCTTCCTGCAGAGTCGAGGATTTGGATTTCTGCGATGCGTAGGAAGCAGCCGAGACCGACGTATCCGACCTCGACACCACCTCCCTTAGAGTCGCCTTCGACTCAGCGCGtttgctctctcgctttttgaCAGCCTTCATTGCTTCAGGCTCGCGTCGCTCGACGTCGGTATCGGAGCTCGCGTCGGAATCGGCGCGCTCATCTTgactctcttccttttccgtctccGAATCAGATTTGGCGCTAacgctctcctcgtcgctctctttctcagctCTCTCCTTGTCGCTTTCGTTCTCGTTGCTCAGAGTCTTCACACTCGCTTCCCTCGGATCGCTCGactccttcgtttcctcgcccTCGTTCTTTGGCTGTGCACCTGCGTCAGCATTCTCAACTCGGTCGCTCTTGaattcttccttctcctctttcttctcgtcggcAGCAGGGTCctgaaagggaagaaggagagcccAGACAGCGCAAACAGACAAACAAGCGAAaagcttcagttgttatctgATTGCTGTTGCTTGCCTGGTGACTTATATTATGATTATTATTAATGGGAGCACAGTTCCCTGGGTATCCACTCCAGTGCTCTGCCTTGGGCTTACAGTCACCCCCATGAATCGCAAGACCGAAAGACGACACATGAGGCACGAGtgacaaagaaaacgacCAGGCCGTCTCTTCAGGGAAGTCTGATGAAAGTATTTCCCACAGCTAAGCTTTGAAACAGCCTAAAAGGTatgaaagcgaagaaaccttcgtcttctccgtggACAAACTCACAGCGACGGACACGCTTATCCTAGCGACACCTCGACAAAAGTATACCAGATGAGAAAATAAGAGTGGAAGACTAGGCAGAAATGAAACAGTGAACGGTTCCTTCGAAACAGTCACAGACGATCGCCGTTCGGTGCAGCGCCCCTCTCCGGAGACCCCTCCCAAATACAGGCTGCGAAAGTAATCGAAAGCAATCTTGTTTACCggcttccgcttcttcttgaaTGAAGGAAGACATCTGAAGAGCAGCACGCACAGGACAAACGCACCTCGCTCGAGTCTCGTACACGGCCACCGAGGACAAGGTCCGGAACCAGTCCAGGTGAAAACGACGTTGGTGGAAAAAAACTCACTACGGGGAAACCTGCAGGTCCACCTGGATAATCCTGGAAAACTTCGCCTGTGTTCCCAGCCAAAGACTCTCGACTTGCGTATTGCTTCACGATGCAAACATACACATTTCTTGTCAGCATGCGAATTGCCACTGCCAGACATCTTCACGCAACAGACTTTGCAAAGCTTCCAGCATCCCCCCATAGCCGGAGTAGTCTTCTCTCAAAAAACCTTCAAAACGACGGTGCGTCGAgcagagcagacacagaaaaaatcCCTCCGAAATATCGCGGTCTAGTGGATAGAAAAGCGGCTATCAAGCGCCACCACGAGAACGGCCAAGAGAAACGGAACTGCCCCCGTTTGGTTCCATACTTAAGCAatcgagaagacagaagaaaaaaattGAGTCACTTGTTCGTGGTTCCTCGAAGAAAGCGATGCACCTTTAGCGATTGCTTAAAACCCCCTGGAATAGTGTCGAAAAAAGCGGTGCTGTCCAGATGAGGTTACCCCCGTAGCCTACCCCGCCATTGTATAGTCCGTTAGTTCTGGAGTTCTTTCAACGACAAGCTGTtgggaagaaggaaatgaCACAGGGGCAAAACACATTTCATTAAATGGCGCTCTCACGGTCCAGCCGCGAACAACACAGTTCAAGTTGCCGCCATAAGCGGATACGGCACATGCGGCCTAGGCTCAGTCACGCTctgagacacacagaaaggcGTAACGCATCGTACCCTCGCGGTAGCAAAAACTTCGGCTCCTGTTTTTGAAAAAAATCATAGAACCTAGGGTAGGCTGAGACTCCGATAGCGTCCAAAGGTCGACTGCTAGGTAACGCGGCTCCCTAGGTTCTTCCCTCAGAAGAAGCGCATGGACTGCTGGTGATCGAGGACATTACAGTCGTGCGTTACCCTACCGGCGGAGAGATGCGGCAAGAATTGAAACGCCTCAACGACCTTTCTTTGCTCAAAAGTGGACAGACGAAGTCTCAGTCGCACACATATTGCGAGTCCTGCTGAGTGAGCAGATGGGGATTTGACAGATCTACCGAATCGACCACCTGCACAGGGTCGAGACCACAAGTTTTTGGCTCCGGAAAGAAGCCTAAACTCTTGGAAAGATCTAGAACGAAGCCCAACCTCTTGGAAGCAGTGGCAAAGGCGATGAGTCGCAGAGGGGAAATCGGCGCGGGAGCTGCAATTGACTCGCGGCTCGGCGGGCGCGGAGGCAGGGTGTCGAGCGGCAGGAGCTGAAGACGGAAAAAAACTCTTGACCTGTGCGTAGGAGCAAAAATGAGAGGACACAGCTGTGTGCTGTGTTCGATGAATGAGAGAAAAAGCTGGAGATGCGCAGACGAGACGGTCTAAACGCGGACGACAGACGGCAAGAAACTGGTCAACGGCGGTTCCTCAGTGTGACAACGCGCACGAACAGCAGCAGACTCTCACGGCTTACTCCCAGAATCGAGAGGTGACGGCTCTCGTCAGAGCGTACAGCGGGGAAAAATCCGACCGAAAGGACGATTGCTTACACAGAAAATTCGATACACCCGGTCTCCGCTTACTTGAGAGGGGAAAATGTTAGGAACACGAAAGGGCGATAGCCACGTTGTCCTCACCGAATGGCGTGCTACGTCGCTCGTTGTAGTCACCGCGCGAGCTCCCTTTCAAAGGATGATGGTATTCTTGTTCCAACGCAGAAaactcttcgttttcttctttcgttgGATAGGAGGGTGCCTCTTGGAACAAacggaaacaagaaaaaggcgTTGACGATGTTTCACCCTCTGTCCGCGGTATTAGCTGGATCGAAGCCTAGTCCTGAATAGCCCAGCTGTTGAATCGGGCGCGCGCTGAAGACTTTTGTGTGGCTAATGGGGCACTGTGCTACAAGGGTCTTTCGTAACTAATCTAGTGACACACCACACACTCTTTTTTCCATCGATGATATGTGGATCTGTACAACTCCCACCAAAGGGCGGAGCCATTCAAACCAATGTATGCAAAGTGGTGCAGCTTGATAGTGTAGACACGTGTTGGAATCGCTCGACCACGCGGGAAGGGCAGGGAAAAACCTGGAAGGTTCTACGCCGTCAGGTGGACTGGCTCTACGTCGtgggaagaggcagaagtgGTACCCAGTCGCTTAGATAATCgagaaagcaaaagagaaaTGGGGACCTTTAAGTCTTCCCCAAGTAAACGGCTGTTTTAGACTCCCGTGAAAACGTACAAATTAGCAATATAATCGTGTGTCCAATCGCCAACGACAGAAAAACGTAAGTTTTTGACGGACGCCGTACAATGAGTAATCCCTTTTATACACGTAGGATGGCGAGTTCAAGGTGCGATATGTCACGCTTTGCTGAGACAAAAATGGAACAAGGCCGGGCTCACGAGGTTCCCCAGCACGAAAAGTGAAAGCCTAAAAGAACTGCTACTACACTGAATAATCTGAAAGAAGTCTGCCTCAGTTGGGAAAGATCGAACAGGGTAAGTCGTTCAAGGGGAGCAGGCAAAACCTGGATAATATATTTAGTGAAGACGGAAGCAGGCCATGATTTTCGGGTTTCATCATACCTCGGTTCTCGTCATACCCAGCTACGAAGCCTCCACATATCTACGAGGCCCTCATGGTTCTACCAACAAGACCCACCTCCACAACAGCAACCACGTTGACCTAGCTCAGAAACTTCCAGAAAAAGATACGCTCCGGTATCAGCGCAAGACATCTGCACGCGCCAAGGCGCTTTTCACGTCAGTGAAATGTGCGAGCGTTCTATGGAAGGCAAGTGCGTTCGCTTCGAACCTCTTTACTACTCCTGGTGTCGGAAAGCACTCTCCATTACAGAGCCTGAGGCAGTTCTCTACCACTGCCCGGAATTACCCTGATCCGCTGCCGTCAAAATTTCGATGAAACGACACATTTTTAAAGATAGTTTGTGTGATATTGAGGTACAGTTCATGCGCAGTACTCGTTCACTAGTGTAACAAGTAGCTAAGTTTATGTTGAACAGAAATA encodes the following:
- a CDS encoding hypothetical protein (encoded by transcript TGME49_221390); the protein is MAGCLPSFKKKRKPDPAADEKKEEKEEFKSDRVENADAGAQPKNEGEETKESSDPREASVKTLSNENESDKERAEKESDEESVSAKSDSETEKEESQDERADSDASSDTDVERREPEAMKAVKKRESKRAESKATLREVVSRSDTSVSAASYASQKSKSSTLQEAGTTSESALSHRSAQASVHADPNELKQRIEVLTKERDEAVQLHQSVSAELEQARKTNASLVQELDQEKQKVQDLESALAAATAAATSATNLDPETENLSTMDSAAVPREAETDENGEIEKSTPPAAVAGSFSRHSSKAAAHNLLPEFEPVETFTRSFSPAPVADTAVPTAEERQEAEEELKKVTAERDALAKQLESAADFYTSHIQRVTDIYNRVVARAQAAERKKNKYAEKLAELMMTQGADDEEVRNLQPPRPLSADRSELEALRVQKQELEDRVGALIDRCYLLQQELANAQKCSAVPQSEPLSRRSTLPSQQEPSRQSTLFLSRKSSALTAQTVAHLEQRLPSATSTDPQLLSQAAEREPTHRAELLPRDSMYEYPRLLFEREDEMPDGSASPGSKEETMSMSSRLGTLRLDFGDKEEERAPLRQATSRVTFSVLSGQGGRPSPRESLISLSSDMFAEPESGSVYKERSLRTIPEEGGKPEAEITPKQSMMSLPPDMFAEPESKPASRVTSLRSIPEEGTKPEAEITPKQSMMSLPPEMFPELESKPTSRAASLRARAEEGEKRAVDLRALERTLSEKGIESFLTQEDTDEDNSVLSSFSRRSGLESHSFGRTPTRTFPSDGAPVLVTAQCCGKSVKKSDLRNMENCGCSVCRKCLKVALISSKEDIRNFMGTDPVSGSPQWKIRCPRCTRPQIVSPKTSHRRSFPA